The following proteins come from a genomic window of Penaeus monodon isolate SGIC_2016 unplaced genomic scaffold, NSTDA_Pmon_1 PmonScaffold_5389, whole genome shotgun sequence:
- the LOC119571185 gene encoding uncharacterized protein LOC119571185 (The sequence of the model RefSeq protein was modified relative to this genomic sequence to represent the inferred CDS: added 19 bases not found in genome assembly), with amino-acid sequence MPPELKAKLTLVLKQLDRELVKETPEAIKEELERNMPDTQIGNIYIMKNRYLIKIQFTDHQIAAKIQEKGLYLFNIYISPRQIEPERFTTIVQCIHCYRYGHYKNSCPDKEKRLKLCSECGSNTHNFRDCKSQTKKCLNCGEGHRTMANSCPIRKEAMKQTREERAKKEEEKKDIPIKKVAEQTAKQTVAATQNAWLKPLIKEMKEEKEKDKKEPQIILQLPDDLSVGIMTALIHAHLQNIMEPGLGYRHHIKKILQKNNLPDLDLGDGDSWGIFKVLPPNTVNTTTETILTQTTVSPRHPQPDLDPQDESETEIFTAPQRKPTPTPTPIPTPTQSPTRPHTPQQSPQHPKPQRTQSVKPKTTHAHRKHTDDLTDSEVDDQSLRHRDGYDLNPKTYGIRLFAAEPSRYKHLNSPPRPA; translated from the coding sequence ATGCCTCCAGAGCTGAAGGCCAAACTAACGCTTGTCCTAAAGCAGCTGGATAGAGAACTGGTAAAAGAAACACCAGAAGCCATCAAGGAGGAACTTGAAAGAAACATGCCAGACACACAAATCGGCAACATTTATATCATGAAAAACAGATACCTCATAAAGATTCAGTTTACAGACCACCAGATTGCTGCCAAAATACAGGAAAAGGGCCTATACCTCTTCAATATCTATATAAGCCCCAGACAAATCGAGCCAGAAAGGTTCACCACCATTGTGCAATGCATCCATTGCTACCGctatggacactataaaaatagttgcccagataaagagaaaagactcAAACTATGCTCCGAATGTGGGTCCAACACCCACAACTTCAGAGACTGTAAGTCTCAGACCAAAAAATGCCTAAACTGCGGTGAAGGACATAGAACAATGGCCAACTCGTGCCCCATCAGAAAGGAGGCCATGaaacagacgagagaggagagagcaaaaaaagaagaagagaaaaaagacataccaataaaaaaagtaGCAGAGCAAACGGCCAAACAAACTGTAGCCGCCACCCAAAATGCTTGGCTCAAACCactaattaaagaaatgaaagaagaaaaagaaaaagacaaaaaagaaccaCAAATAATCCTGCAGCTACCTGATGACCTGTCAGTAGGCATCATGACTGCCCTAATACACGCCCACCTCCAAAACATCATGGAGCCAGGACTGGGTTAtagacaccacataaaaaaaatccttcaaaaaaACAATTTGCCAGACCTCGACCTTGGGGACGGGGATTCCTGggggatcttcaaagttctcccacctaacacagtaaacaccacaacagaaacTATACTCACACAGACCACAGTCTCACCACGCCACCCACAACCGGATCTCGACCCACAGGACGAGTCAGAGACCGAAATATTCACTGCACCACAAagaaaaccaacaccaacaccaacaccaatccccacacctacacaatcacctacacgaccacacacaccccaacagtcgccacaacacccaaaaccacaacgaACACAATCAgtgaaacccaaaacaacacatgcacaccgcaaacacacagacgaccTTACAGACTCAGAGGTCGATGATCAGTCCCTTCGCCACAGGGACGGTTACGACCTCAACCCAAAAACATATGGCATCCGCCTCTTCGCTGCAGAGCCCTCACGCTACAAACACCTCAACAG